From Deinococcus detaillensis, the proteins below share one genomic window:
- a CDS encoding winged helix-turn-helix domain-containing protein: protein MELGAGVHPKVRLRASLLRLHREGWTASRLAIHFARTEQSIHNALTRFEQHGVQGIADALRSGRPVKVLPVHEAVLMGKLDEDRLWTAAQWIEVLGEAFKLQITPQTVRQHLSALGYSWRRARYAPGKPLDPQVEQQHRASLDTLKRGHWTAN from the coding sequence CTGGAACTTGGAGCCGGGGTTCATCCAAAAGTACGCCTGCGGGCGAGTCTGCTGCGCCTCCACCGAGAGGGTTGGACTGCCTCTCGGCTCGCCATCCATTTCGCCCGGACTGAGCAGAGCATCCACAACGCCCTGACTCGCTTTGAACAGCACGGTGTGCAGGGCATCGCCGATGCCCTGCGGTCAGGTCGGCCAGTCAAGGTCCTTCCTGTCCACGAAGCGGTGTTGATGGGCAAACTCGATGAAGACCGTCTCTGGACTGCTGCTCAATGGATTGAGGTGCTGGGGGAGGCGTTCAAGCTCCAGATCACCCCGCAGACGGTTCGTCAGCACCTGTCCGCACTGGGTTACAGCTGGAGACGGGCACGGTATGCGCCGGGTAAGCCGCTTGACCCTCAAGTGGAACAACAGCATCGGGCGTCTCTGGACACCTTAAAAAGAGGGCACTGGACGGCAAATTAA